Proteins found in one Mytilus edulis chromosome 2, xbMytEdul2.2, whole genome shotgun sequence genomic segment:
- the LOC139510783 gene encoding uncharacterized protein encodes MPRLSDNNRNQAIGMLQTGMSQRAVSRHFNILLKNKNINRQNSLRVLQINFRRCKNKVPQIENLLTSSKPDIIIGNETWLNKDVLSSEIFPNTLFEYVFRNDRVGKEVGGVLIAIKKGIICQEVYKSKNVELIAAQINITDTKSLIIISAYRPPNKNDLDYLKQMIIEINELKLKFKNSTFWLGGDFNLPDIKSAEQNISGSMYTKELNEVFIDMLNNLGIEQMVDFPTRKDNILDLFCTNQPALITKIKSIPGISDHDIVLVDAICKPQRSKQSQHKIYLWKKVDIKKIKDITSHFISELISQANENLNIDQLWNKFKEGSNKIIDHNVPSKITKSKYTNPWANRDIDHLCKKKTT; translated from the coding sequence attttattaaaaaataaaaatattaatagacAAAACTCATTAAGAGTTCTTCAGATTAATTTTAGAAGATGTAAGAATAAAGTTCctcaaattgaaaatttattaacGTCATCTAAACCAGATATTATTATTGGTAATGAAACTTGGCTAAACAAAGATGTATTATCTTCTGAAATTTTTCCAAACACACTATTTGAATATGTATTCCGAAACGACCGTGTCGGAAAAGAAGTTGGAGGTGTATTAATCGCCATTAAAAAGGGTATTATTTGCCAAGAAGTATATAAAAGCAAAAATGTAGAACTTATTGCTGCCCAAATTAATATAACTGATACCAAATCCTTAATTATTATTTCTGCATATAGACcaccaaataaaaatgatttagactatttaaaacaaatgatcattgaaattaatgaacttaagttaaaatttaaaaattccacCTTCTGGCTTGGTGGTGACTTTAACCTTCCAGACATAAAATCGGCGGAGCAAAATATATCTGGCTCAATGTATACTAAGGAGCTGAAtgaagtatttatagatatgctgAACAACTTAGGCATTGAACAAATGGTTGATTTCCCAACTAGGAAAGATAATATCCTTGACCTTTTCTGCACAAACCAACCTGcattgataacaaaaataaaatctataccAGGAATATCTGACCATGATATTGTATTAGTGGATGCAATCTGCAAGCCCCAAAGATCTAAACAATCAcaacataaaatttatttatggaaaaaagttgatattaaaaagataaaagacatAACATCTCATTTTATATCTGAACTTATATCTCAGgctaatgaaaatttaaatattgaccaATTATGGAATAAATTCAAAGAAGGTAGTAATAAAATAATAGATCATAATGTACCAAGCAAAATAACTAAATCTAAGTACACCAACCCTTGGGCAAATAGGGATATAGaccatttatgtaaaaaaaaaacaacgtaa